From Nakamurella flava, the proteins below share one genomic window:
- a CDS encoding TerD family protein translates to MGISLVKGGNLSLTKAAPGMTAVTVGLGWDARTTTGATFDLDASALGLGSDDTVLSDAYFIFFNQKRSPEGAIEHQGDNRTGEGGGDDEVIAVDLAAAPDTLTKVVFLASIYEAEANAVTFGQVRNAYIRVVNSEDGTELARYDLSEDASVETAMVFGELYRHNTEWKFRAIGQGYSTGLAGIAKDYGVNL, encoded by the coding sequence ATGGGGATCAGCCTGGTCAAGGGCGGCAACCTGTCCCTGACGAAGGCGGCGCCCGGGATGACGGCGGTGACCGTCGGTCTCGGCTGGGACGCCCGGACCACCACCGGCGCCACGTTCGATCTGGACGCCAGCGCCCTCGGCCTGGGCAGTGACGACACCGTGCTGTCGGACGCCTACTTCATCTTCTTCAACCAGAAGCGATCCCCCGAGGGTGCCATCGAGCACCAGGGCGACAACCGCACCGGCGAGGGCGGCGGCGACGACGAGGTGATCGCCGTCGATCTGGCTGCGGCACCCGACACCCTGACCAAGGTGGTCTTCCTGGCCTCCATCTACGAGGCCGAGGCCAACGCCGTCACCTTCGGTCAGGTCCGCAACGCCTACATCCGGGTCGTCAACTCCGAGGACGGCACCGAACTGGCCCGCTACGACCTGTCCGAGGACGCCTCGGTGGAGACCGCGATGGTCTTCGGCGAGCTGTACCGGCACAACACCGAGTGGAAGTTCCGGGCCATCGGCCAGGGCTACTCGACCGGCCTGGCCGGCATCGCCAAGGACTACGGCGTCAACCTGTAA
- a CDS encoding TerD family protein — MAVNLSKGQTVSLTKDNGGGLSQVRMGLGWDAMKKKGFFGGTKEVAVDLDASALLLDAQGQVLDVVYYGNLRSRDNSIIHTGDNLTGAGDGDDESIMVDLPRVPAAVTHIVFTVNSYSGQNFGQIENATARVVDSADHDKELVRYTLTGSGSHTAVVMARLSRSGTGWTFTAIGAPGNARTADQLVPLARQSLS, encoded by the coding sequence GTGGCAGTCAATCTCAGCAAGGGCCAGACCGTCAGCCTGACCAAGGACAACGGCGGAGGCCTCTCGCAGGTCCGCATGGGCCTGGGCTGGGACGCGATGAAGAAGAAGGGCTTCTTCGGGGGCACCAAGGAGGTGGCCGTCGACTTGGACGCTTCCGCCCTGCTGCTGGACGCCCAGGGTCAGGTGCTCGACGTCGTCTACTACGGCAACCTGCGCTCGCGGGACAACTCGATCATCCACACCGGCGACAACCTCACCGGAGCGGGCGACGGGGACGACGAGTCGATCATGGTCGACCTGCCGCGGGTGCCCGCCGCCGTCACGCACATCGTCTTCACCGTCAACAGCTACAGCGGCCAGAACTTCGGCCAGATCGAGAACGCCACCGCCCGGGTGGTCGACTCCGCCGACCACGACAAGGAACTGGTCCGCTACACGCTGACCGGGTCCGGCTCGCACACCGCCGTCGTCATGGCCCGGCTGTCCCGCTCCGGGACCGGCTGGACCTTCACCGCCATCGGGGCCCCCGGCAACGCGCGTACCGCCGACCAGCTGGTGCCGCTGGCCCGGCAGTCGCTCTCGTAA
- the eutC gene encoding ethanolamine ammonia-lyase subunit EutC: MSTTPETTGPPTGPDFWTRLRETTPSRIGLARTGDAITTRHLLEFRSAHAAARDAVHEPLDVAALTEQVTALGLGDPVTVASRAAGRSEYLRRPDFGRHPADLGPLDDVPRGRDIAVVLADGLSPRALSEHGAPLVGAIVEALGDRWSIAPPVIATQARVALGDHIGAALEVGTLIVVIGERPGLSVADSLGVYLTQGPRVGLTDADRNCVSNIHPPGGLSYAQAARVVAGLVEGARALGRSGVALKDTSRAAVEAAERSALD, encoded by the coding sequence ATGAGCACCACCCCGGAGACCACCGGACCGCCGACCGGCCCCGACTTCTGGACCCGGCTGCGGGAGACGACGCCGTCGCGGATCGGGCTCGCCCGTACCGGCGACGCGATCACCACGAGGCACCTGCTGGAGTTCCGGTCGGCGCACGCCGCCGCCCGCGACGCCGTCCACGAGCCGCTGGATGTCGCGGCCCTGACCGAGCAGGTGACGGCCCTCGGCCTGGGTGACCCGGTGACGGTCGCCAGCCGCGCCGCCGGGCGCAGCGAGTACCTGCGGCGCCCCGACTTCGGCCGACACCCGGCCGATCTCGGCCCCCTGGACGACGTCCCCCGCGGGCGGGACATCGCCGTCGTGCTGGCCGACGGGCTGTCGCCCCGGGCCCTGTCCGAGCACGGGGCTCCGCTGGTCGGCGCCATCGTCGAGGCGCTGGGTGACCGGTGGTCGATCGCGCCGCCGGTGATCGCCACCCAGGCCCGGGTCGCACTCGGCGACCACATCGGCGCCGCGCTCGAGGTGGGGACGTTGATCGTGGTCATCGGGGAGCGGCCCGGGTTAAGCGTGGCCGACAGCCTGGGCGTCTACCTCACCCAGGGACCCCGGGTGGGGCTGACCGACGCGGACCGCAACTGCGTCTCGAACATCCACCCGCCCGGCGGCCTGAGCTACGCCCAGGCCGCCCGGGTGGTGGCCGGTCTCGTCGAAGGGGCCCGCGCGCTGGGCCGTTCCGGGGTCGCCCTCAAGGACACCTCACGGGCGGCCGTCGAGGCGGCCGAACGCAGCGCCCTGGACTGA
- a CDS encoding ethanolamine ammonia-lyase subunit EutB produces MTVYRQTLDGHTYTFDGIVDLLAKATPQRSGDELAGCAATSDAERAAAQWALADVELATFLQHPVMPYETDDVTRLIIDRHDAAAFAPVRSLTVGEFRDWLLAVAARPDAADVLTPLAPGLTPEMVAAVSKLMRNADLMAVAKAARVTTAFRNTIGLPGRLATRLQPNHPTDDAKGVAAAVLDGLLLGSGDAVIGINPATDSPATVAELLRLLDDIRSRFDIPTQTCVLTHVTTTLDLMRQGAPVDLVFQSIAGTQGGNASFGVEIEMLAEARDVALNLGRGTVGNDVMYFETGQGSALSAGAHLGVDGRPVDQQTLEVRAYGLAREFHPLLVNTVVGFIGPEYLYDGKQIIRAGLEDYCCGKLLGLPMGVDVCYTNHAEADQDDMDSLLMLLAAAGVGFVIAVPGADDVMLGYQSLAFHDVLSARSVLGLRPAPEFETWLQTVGLSDERGGIRLIDPSGSALQQLTAVS; encoded by the coding sequence ATGACGGTCTATCGGCAGACGCTGGACGGGCACACCTACACCTTCGACGGCATCGTCGACCTGCTCGCCAAGGCAACCCCGCAACGCTCGGGCGACGAGCTCGCCGGCTGCGCCGCCACCAGCGACGCGGAACGGGCCGCCGCGCAGTGGGCGTTGGCCGACGTCGAGCTGGCCACCTTCCTGCAGCACCCGGTGATGCCGTACGAGACCGACGACGTGACCCGGTTGATCATCGACCGGCACGACGCCGCCGCGTTCGCGCCCGTCCGCTCACTGACCGTCGGCGAGTTCCGTGACTGGCTGCTGGCGGTGGCCGCCCGACCGGACGCCGCCGACGTGCTCACCCCCTTGGCGCCGGGCCTGACGCCCGAGATGGTCGCCGCGGTCAGCAAACTCATGCGCAACGCCGACCTGATGGCGGTGGCCAAGGCGGCCCGCGTCACGACGGCGTTCCGTAACACCATCGGCCTGCCCGGCCGGCTGGCCACCCGGCTGCAGCCCAACCACCCGACCGACGACGCCAAGGGCGTGGCCGCCGCGGTGCTGGACGGTCTGCTGCTCGGCTCCGGTGACGCGGTCATCGGCATCAACCCGGCGACCGATTCCCCGGCCACCGTCGCCGAGCTGCTGCGGCTGCTCGACGACATCCGCTCCCGGTTCGACATCCCCACCCAGACCTGCGTTCTCACCCACGTCACCACCACGCTGGACCTGATGCGGCAGGGCGCCCCGGTCGACCTGGTCTTCCAGTCGATCGCCGGCACCCAGGGCGGCAATGCCTCCTTCGGCGTCGAGATCGAGATGCTTGCCGAAGCCAGAGATGTGGCGCTCAACCTCGGACGCGGCACCGTCGGCAACGACGTCATGTACTTCGAGACCGGCCAGGGCTCGGCCCTCTCGGCCGGCGCGCACCTCGGGGTGGACGGCCGGCCGGTCGACCAGCAGACCCTGGAGGTGCGGGCCTACGGCTTGGCCCGGGAGTTCCACCCGCTGCTGGTCAACACCGTGGTCGGCTTCATCGGACCCGAGTATCTCTACGACGGCAAGCAGATCATCCGGGCCGGGCTGGAGGACTACTGCTGCGGCAAGCTGCTCGGCCTGCCGATGGGCGTGGACGTCTGCTACACCAACCACGCCGAGGCCGATCAGGACGACATGGACAGCCTGCTGATGCTGCTCGCTGCGGCCGGGGTCGGGTTCGTCATCGCCGTGCCCGGGGCCGACGATGTGATGCTCGGCTACCAGAGCCTGGCCTTCCATGACGTGCTCTCGGCCCGTTCCGTCCTCGGGCTGCGGCCGGCACCGGAGTTCGAGACCTGGCTGCAGACCGTGGGTCTGAGCGACGAGCGCGGCGGTATCCGGCTCATCGACCCTTCCGGCTCGGCCCTGCAGCAGTTGACGGCGGTGTCCTGA
- the eat gene encoding ethanolamine permease, which translates to MKPSDTSATTALPAGAGENTAQSDYLARRSLRTGTAGWILLAGLGVSYVISGDYSGWNFGLAEGGFGGLLIAGVVIAAMYLCMVLGMAEMSSALPAAGGGYTFARRALGPWGGFATGTAILLEYSIAPAAIATFIGAYVESLGLFGITDGWWIYLAVYALFIGIHLAGVGEALKVMFVITAIALVGLVVFAVAAIGGFSWANLFDIAPTDAAGATDFLPFGYLGIWSAVPFAIWFFLAVEGVPLAAEEAADPTRNVPRGIIAAMAVLLVSGAVVLFLVPGIGGAAAMSESGNPLVEALGSGAAATVVNYIGLAGLIASFFSIIYAYSRQLFALSRAGYLPTSLSITNRRKAPTLALIVPGVIGFALSLTGQGAMLLNMAVFGAAVSYVLMMVSHIVLRVREPEMPRPYRTPGGVITTGFALVVAVLAVVATFLVDSTAALWCLGAFAAFMAWFGFYSRHHLVAASPDEEFAALAAAEDDLKHTEP; encoded by the coding sequence ATGAAGCCGTCGGACACATCCGCCACCACCGCACTCCCCGCCGGAGCCGGCGAGAACACCGCCCAATCCGACTATCTGGCTCGGCGATCACTGCGCACCGGAACGGCCGGGTGGATCCTGCTCGCCGGTCTCGGGGTCAGCTACGTCATCTCCGGCGACTACTCCGGCTGGAACTTCGGTCTCGCCGAGGGCGGGTTCGGCGGCCTGTTGATCGCCGGCGTCGTCATCGCGGCGATGTACCTGTGCATGGTGCTGGGTATGGCCGAGATGTCGTCGGCCCTGCCGGCCGCCGGCGGCGGCTACACCTTCGCCCGGCGCGCGCTGGGACCGTGGGGTGGGTTCGCCACCGGAACGGCGATCCTGCTCGAGTACTCCATCGCCCCGGCGGCCATCGCCACCTTCATCGGGGCGTACGTCGAGTCACTCGGCCTGTTCGGCATCACCGACGGCTGGTGGATCTACCTGGCCGTCTATGCCCTCTTCATCGGCATCCACCTGGCCGGCGTCGGTGAGGCGCTCAAGGTCATGTTCGTCATCACCGCGATCGCGCTGGTCGGGTTGGTCGTCTTCGCCGTCGCCGCGATCGGCGGCTTCTCCTGGGCCAACCTGTTCGACATCGCCCCGACCGACGCGGCCGGGGCCACCGACTTCCTGCCGTTCGGCTACCTGGGCATCTGGTCCGCGGTCCCGTTCGCGATCTGGTTCTTCCTGGCCGTCGAGGGGGTGCCGCTGGCCGCCGAGGAGGCGGCCGACCCGACCCGCAACGTGCCCCGCGGCATCATCGCCGCGATGGCGGTGCTGCTGGTCAGCGGGGCGGTCGTGCTGTTCCTGGTCCCCGGGATCGGTGGCGCGGCGGCGATGTCGGAGTCGGGCAACCCGCTGGTCGAGGCGCTGGGCAGCGGCGCGGCGGCCACCGTCGTCAACTACATCGGTCTGGCCGGCCTGATCGCCTCGTTCTTCTCGATCATCTACGCGTACTCGCGCCAGCTCTTCGCGCTGTCCCGGGCCGGCTACCTGCCGACCAGCCTGTCGATCACCAACCGGCGCAAGGCCCCGACGCTCGCCCTGATCGTTCCGGGCGTCATCGGCTTCGCGCTGTCGCTGACCGGGCAGGGCGCGATGCTGCTCAACATGGCCGTCTTCGGCGCGGCGGTCAGTTACGTGCTCATGATGGTCAGCCACATCGTGCTGCGGGTCCGCGAACCTGAGATGCCCCGGCCGTACCGGACGCCGGGCGGGGTGATCACCACCGGGTTCGCGCTCGTCGTCGCCGTCCTCGCCGTCGTGGCCACGTTCCTGGTCGACAGCACCGCCGCCCTCTGGTGCCTCGGGGCGTTCGCCGCGTTCATGGCCTGGTTCGGGTTCTACAGTCGGCACCACCTGGTCGCCGCCTCGCCCGACGAGGAATTCGCGGCTCTGGCGGCGGCCGAGGACGACCTGAAGCACACTGAGCCATGA